A single genomic interval of Romboutsia ilealis harbors:
- a CDS encoding P1 family peptidase: MYNNILDVKGLKVGQVEDKEGLTGCTVVICEKGAVCGVDVRGGGPGTRETDLLNPINMIQKVHAVVLSGGSAFGLESTCGVSRYLEEQNIGFDVGVTKVPIVVGAVLFDLGVGNPKSRPNIEMGYRACEVASDTKLNQGNFGAGCGATVGKIKGIEYAMKGGIGSHSIKLPNGLVVSALVAVNAFGDVYENGKVIAGTMDNEKKNMLNSYELMKNGVNKGGFSIDNTTIGIVATNAKLNKAECKKISQMAHNGYAKAIFPIHTPHDGDTIFTMATGEVETDITLLGSLATEVVEKSIINAIKNADSIGEIRSHKDIARNQELLTM; this comes from the coding sequence ATGTATAATAATATACTAGATGTTAAGGGATTAAAAGTAGGGCAAGTTGAAGATAAAGAAGGATTAACTGGATGCACAGTTGTTATATGTGAAAAAGGTGCTGTTTGTGGTGTTGATGTTAGAGGTGGAGGTCCGGGTACACGAGAAACAGATTTATTAAATCCTATAAATATGATTCAAAAAGTACATGCAGTTGTTTTATCTGGTGGTTCAGCTTTTGGATTAGAGTCTACATGTGGTGTAAGTAGATATTTAGAAGAACAGAATATAGGTTTTGATGTAGGTGTTACTAAGGTTCCTATAGTCGTAGGTGCAGTACTGTTTGATTTAGGAGTTGGAAATCCGAAGTCTAGACCTAATATAGAGATGGGATATAGAGCTTGTGAGGTAGCAAGTGATACAAAGTTAAACCAAGGGAATTTTGGAGCGGGTTGCGGAGCTACAGTTGGTAAAATTAAAGGTATAGAATATGCAATGAAGGGTGGAATAGGTAGTCATTCAATTAAACTTCCTAACGGATTAGTTGTATCTGCTTTAGTTGCAGTAAATGCTTTTGGAGATGTATATGAAAATGGGAAAGTTATAGCAGGAACTATGGATAATGAGAAGAAAAACATGCTAAACAGCTATGAATTGATGAAAAATGGAGTCAATAAAGGTGGATTTAGTATAGATAACACTACTATAGGTATTGTAGCTACTAATGCTAAATTAAATAAAGCTGAGTGTAAAAAAATATCTCAAATGGCACATAATGGTTATGCAAAAGCTATATTCCCTATACATACCCCTCATGATGGAGATACTATATTTACTATGGCTACGGGAGAAGTTGAAACAGATATTACGCTTTTAGGATCTTTAGCTACAGAGGTTGTAGAAAAAAGTATAATAAATGCGATAAAAAATGCGGATTCTATAGGAGAAATACGCTCACATAAAGATATAGCTCGTAATCAAGAATTATTGACAATGTAA
- a CDS encoding biotin--[acetyl-CoA-carboxylase] ligase, with translation MREKIIKDILNSKDDFISEQELAKKLGISRSSIWKHMNALKEEGYNIEFVNRKGYKLIEDSKDLLTYQSISHRLETKVMGRKIVHFETIDSTNDYAKKVALQELEGTVIISEEQTKGKGRIGRQWYSKSKEGIWMSIILKPKIVPQKAPFITLIAGASIAKALNNLGIETTIKWPNDIIINNKKIAGILTELSAEIERINYIILGIGINVKTMEFSQEISEIATSLYKEGHKISRVDIVRNILEEFEKLYIKYINEDSKEEILNICRNYSAIIGKDVYLIKGEEKELIRCLDINQEGNLVVQTKDSIIKEIISGEVSIRGVKGYV, from the coding sequence ATGAGAGAGAAAATAATAAAAGATATACTAAATAGTAAAGATGATTTTATTTCAGAACAAGAACTAGCTAAAAAGTTAGGGATATCTAGATCTTCAATATGGAAACACATGAATGCTTTAAAAGAAGAAGGATACAATATTGAATTTGTAAATAGAAAGGGATATAAATTAATAGAAGACTCAAAGGATTTACTAACATATCAAAGTATTTCTCATAGACTAGAAACTAAGGTTATGGGGAGAAAAATAGTTCATTTTGAGACTATAGATTCTACTAATGATTATGCTAAAAAAGTAGCTTTGCAGGAACTAGAAGGAACTGTGATTATTAGTGAAGAGCAAACAAAAGGAAAAGGAAGAATAGGTAGGCAGTGGTATTCTAAATCTAAAGAAGGTATTTGGATGAGTATTATATTAAAACCAAAGATAGTACCACAAAAAGCACCTTTTATAACTTTAATAGCTGGGGCTAGTATAGCTAAAGCTTTAAATAATTTAGGGATAGAAACAACTATAAAGTGGCCAAATGATATAATAATAAATAATAAGAAGATTGCAGGTATTCTTACTGAACTATCAGCAGAAATCGAGAGAATAAATTATATTATCTTAGGAATAGGCATAAATGTTAAAACTATGGAGTTTTCCCAGGAAATATCTGAAATTGCGACTTCATTATATAAAGAAGGTCATAAAATATCTAGAGTTGATATAGTTAGGAATATATTAGAAGAGTTCGAGAAACTATATATAAAATATATAAATGAAGATTCTAAAGAAGAAATTTTAAATATATGTAGAAATTACTCTGCTATTATAGGTAAAGATGTGTACTTGATTAAAGGTGAAGAAAAAGAGTTGATTAGATGTTTAGATATAAATCAAGAGGGTAATTTAGTAGTACAAACAAAAGATAGTATTATAAAAGAAATTATTTCAGGAGAGGTATCTATAAGAGGAGTTAAAGGATATGTATAA